AGAAGGGATCCGCACCGTCGTCCCAGCCCGAGGATGCGTCCCACTCTGGCACCGTCAAGCCACCGGCGGTGCCCCAGAAAACGCCGGATCCACAAGACCATGTATCTGGCGCCTTTGCCGCGACAGACCTGTCCACCAATCCATCCACTGACAAGCCGTTCGATGCGATATACGTGCCAGACTGGTGGTCATTTGACGATGCATACAAGCCGCACGTCCGTacccagcgccgctcgccgaAAATATGCCAGCTGAGCTTTGCGTCCCACTTTTTCCACATCCCCAAGGTCGCCACCTCCGTGTCCTTCCTGCCGCccgacgcagcgcacgagGTGCTTGTCAGTGCAGAAACATGCGGGACCGTATCGCTCCGCATCCGCCTCTTGAACACCTACTGTGTTCTGATCATGATTGCCTCACTCAAAGCCATGCTTCccaagcgcgacaagcaCAAAGAGCGCACGGCGACCGACACGCCGGCGCACCCCGTCTCGAAAGAAGGCGTGCCGCTCCCTGCGAATAGTAGCGGGGCTATACCCGGGCAAGGCAAGAGGCGGGCTTTCccgtgcgtgcagctcTGCGTTCTTTGCCCCAGACTGCACCTCCACGCCGACCTGCCcgaagagcgccgcgtgaTTGTGAGCTTGAGCAACACGTCCTTCCGCTTCCGCTCGCCACATGGCATCCGCGTCTCCATCGAGCTCCTCCGCGGCGTCGTACCGAGCGCGCTTCCTGGCCGGGACGAGCAGTGGGAAGaggctgcgcagctgcgccgcctcgccgtgtcctttggcgagcaggccAGCGCGCCCAAGACCATCTTTATCACGGGCGACTGCCTGCGGATCCGCATCCCGTGCGGCTACTATACCAATGCGCTCATCCAAGCAACCACTGTCTCCTTCAAGGCCACCAAGCAGCTCGTTTTCCAGTTTGTCAAAGgcggcacaggcagcgCCATCTACCCCCACCCCGAGGCGCCCAAAAAGCTGCCCAACAtctcgctgcgcatgcgcatggCATGCATCGAAGGCGCCGACAATCCGTTCGactcgcgcatcgcgctcctctATCGCACCGGCTccgacgagcagctcatGCGCCTGGAACGCGAGCGCGTCTTGTACACACAGGCCGAAGAAAAGCGCCAGCAAGGACcggacggcgcagcgcccgtggacgaggcgctgcagcgcctccacCAGCTCAACGCGAGTCTCTGGATCCACCGCTTCAAAAACGCACGCAAAGAGCGTGGGCTGCGTGAGATCGAGCTGCTCTCCTACATCCACAAACGGATCCCCGACCCAGCCGAGACCTCGGACGATCCCCTTGGCGTCGACGTCTTGGACACGCCCGcgatgccgccgctggTGCGCATGACCATGACGCAGCTGTGCCTCGACGTGAGCCGTCCGAAATCCTTTTCGCTGGACAAGACGCACGAGTTTCTGCACGAGCAGGCGGGCAATCCCGTCGAGGTCGAGTACACCACGCTGATTCCGCTCCACCTGCACTGGCGCATGTCCGAGTGTGttgtgcgcctgcgcgactATCCTCTTCCGCTGCTCTACATCCCTCCCGCCGCCACAGACCACACCAAtcccggcgcgccgtgctttgACGCGGAAGGCGATATGTGCATCGCGGAGCGTCTTGGCGACGACTATTCTATCCGCCATGTGCCGGCGACCATtgtgcctgcgctgcaaggaCCGCAGGACGCCAAGGAGCACGGAATGCTTGTCCCCAAGAGCGTCCTCTCTCCCCAAATCTACGGCCAGCTGAATGTAGACGTGCATGCGAAGCAGCCGACCATCTTTGCATGGGGCCAGTCGATGCAGCCCGCCATCCAGGACCTGATCCGCATGTTTGACGGGATAACAGGGCCTCCCCACGACCCCTCGCCCAAGCCCGGGCCGTGGGACAAGCTCCCTTTTATcttccgcggcgcgctcttgCTCAACTTTGccggcgacgtgcgcatGCACCTCAAAGGATCGCGCGATCCCTACCGTGTCGATCCCGACGGCGCGGGCTGGGTCATGTGCTGGCGCCAAAACGTGGAGCTGCGTCTCGGCTTTGCGAACAAAGACAAGGAGTTCCTGCAGGTGATGAGCAATGTCCATCTGCTCGCCATCCCCCGGCTCGCTACCGACGCCGATCTCCGCGCCACCGGCCTCTACGATGTCAATCCCAGCCCCCGCGCGCTCATGGACGCGGTTCTGCACCGCCACGACgtatgcgctgcgcagccatTCACCAAAGTCGCCTGGCAGCTcaacggcggcgtgcgatGGGGCATGGGCCTTGTGCCCGAGCATACGTGCACCGACGAGACGTGCGAGCGGGACCCCAAGTGCAAAGGCAAGCCGTTTTACCGCCAGTGCCGCTTCTTTGGCCGCATTCCCCACTGGAAGGTGATGATGCGCTCCTACGAAGGGCTTGCCAAGCTCCCGGAAGACAAGCGCACCGACTCTTTCCGCGGCTGGCGCTCCGACTTTGTACACCTGTCCTTGTCCATCACCGCCACGGGCGACCGCGCCATCTCGATCGAGGACCGCGACTTTTCCACggcgcccgccgcgccgtgcagcgaTCCCGACGATCCCATTGCCCCCGGCATTCCCAACCTGCAGCAGTCGCGCCCGAACCTCGATCCAATGCGCCTCACCGGCGCGAAAAACTGCCTGTACGTCacgccgcttgcgtggGACCACTTTAAGGCTTGGATGGCGCTGTTCAACAGCGCCCTGAGCCTGCCCATCCGCCAGGGTAGCGCGTTTCCCCAGATTATcggctcgatgcgctcgcccaAGTTCGGCAGGCACCTCGGCACGGTCAAGTACCGCTTCAACATTGCTCCGCTCTACGTCACCTCCATGTATccgcagcgcatgcgctccgatcttgcgcaggcgcggcgcacgtacgTGGGCCTCAAGGCGTACGCAGGCATGTTTTACCTTGACATGCACCAGCGCATGCAAGAAACTATCCACGAGTCTCCTGGCGGATTCAAGCcctccacgcgcgcgttcCACAAGCCGTTTTAcgaggccgaggccgaCATTGCCGACCTCCTTTTGCACTGCATCGGCGCCCAGTTCCGCGAGCAGTTTCCGCCCTCCCCCGAACTTGCCACCGACAACGACGACCGCTTTGATTTGTTTGGCGAGTCGTTCAACGACTCGCACGAGAGCACCGACGTGGATCCCCTGTACGACCCCCTCGACTTTGTCGAGATGGACAATGTGCCGCTGATGgacacgccgccgcgtctGCGCATCCACCAGCTGCTCAGCATGACGCGCTTCAACTTCCACCGCAGAGTCGAGCTCGACTTGCGCTCCAGCCACGGCGAAGAGCGCCCGGTAAAGGAAACCGAGTCCAAGTTCGGACACGAAGATACGCATACGTGCCTCATTGGCCAGTCGTTCTCCGTCATGACCAAGCACCTCGACATGTGCAAGGACCGCTTGACGCATCTTTCGCAATACTTGTCGCACCTCGAAGCGgagcatgtgcgcgacatgccCGACGAGCAGAAAGACATTATCCGCGACAGGATGGCGCTTGTCAAGCAGGTGTACAAAGGCCTGAAAATGCACTGCGACGGCATCGAGGAGCACCGCCGGGAGAAAAAGAAGCTGTTCAGCGTGCCCCAGCGCGAGTTTGACCATCTGCACCACGCCTTGGCCACCGGCGAGCCCATTGACAAGgaaatgctgcagcacaaggCGGTGTTGGGGGGCTGGGAGCCATTCAACAACCAGTATCTCGTGTACAAGCCCCTCTTGGTGTTTACCAACCAAACGCGCGACTTGTTTATGCGCTACTATACCAGTTTCCAGCAGTACCGCTCCTTCTtgcagcagctcggcgtCTCGGAGCAGCGCCACATCCAGACGCTCCTCGAAAAGAAGGCCGCGCTCCTTTCCGAATTGGGCAAGCACGACGACTCAAGCAGCAACTCCAACGAGCTCTTCAgcgagctcgtcggcgACACGATCGAGATGGCTGCCGACCACATGGGCCTTCCACACCTCGATTTCGACgactttggcgcgcagcaaagctCGCACGCAAAGCCCAACGACGCCATCTCGGAAGAGTACTCGGTGCGCGAAAAGAGCATCTGCTTCTGCGTCCAGCCCCAAGCGATTCTGCACTCGCAGCTCGGGAGCAACAGCACGCTGCTCCTCCAGGCAGACCAAATGCGTCTGCGTAACTACGCCGTGAGCGACGACAACTTTGCCAACAACGACAAGAACAGGAATGTGCTGCACCGCAACTTCTTTGGGCTCAAGAGCCTCCAGTGCTTCCAAATCATTCGCCAGGACGCAGAGCTTGGCGAGGGCGAGATCGACCAGATGCGCATGTCGCTGCCGTCCACGATCAAAAACCCGCACCTGGACCCCAAGCGGTTCAAGCGGATTGTGGGCGAAACGCACGCGTATGTGCTCTTTGACAAGCACAACCAGCTCCGCATCGACGATCCGTCGCGCCCTGTGCTCGATGCTAGCCGCACCAACGATCCCAACGTGGCGTACATTGACCACAAGATGGATTTGGTCCGTGTGTTGTGTCCCAAATTTACCCTCACCGCCGACACGGAGCAGTACTCGGCGATGTACTTTGTCGTGACGGACTTGCTTCTCCACCAGGACCCTCTCCAGAAAGAGCACgcagagcagcgcgactcGATCGTGTACAGCTACAACTTCAACAATCCAGCCTTGGCCGTGGGCCTTGTCTCGTCGCTCCAGGCGCGTGTCCATCACTTGCTCACCGTGCGAAAGATGTACACCATCAAGTTTTCCTTGCTCAGCGCCGAGGGCCAGGCAGCGTATCTGCAAATCAGCGCCGAGCTTTTGGACAAGTTTGAAGAGCTGCGCGTGATTGAAGATGCCATGCGCACGGCTTATGCGTACGTTCGCGACAAGGAGAAACACTTTGGCCAGGTCCTGCAGGGCCTCGCAGACTCCATCGAGTGGAACATGCTCGGTTCCTCCGACACGCACGCCGATCCACTcatggcgcgccttgcgctcaGCGGCGTttctttcgcgcgcgtcaaTCTCTCCAACGGGACGTCTACCAACAGTCTTTCCCTCGCGGATGTcgatgtgcgcaatgcacacCCCACCGCCTTCTTTGAGCACATCATCACCAAGTACGCACCCGAGAGCCGCGAGCATTACATGAtgaagcgccgcatgtTCTTGAGCACCACATGGCTCCTTTTGCCGCCCTCGGCTGGCGTCCGGATTCTGGACCGCTTCGAGTTCCACTTGCATCCATTGCGGGTGCAGTTGGAGCGGAAGGTGGGTCGCCAGATTATGGACTATCTCTTTCACACACACCGCGACcaacagcagcgcgagcgtgcagAAGCGCAGCAACCGGTCAAGAAACGCAAGTcttggcttgcgcgcctcgtccataTGCACACCGACAACAATGCACTCGACTCGGACTCGGACTCGGACTTTGACTCGGACACAGAGACAGAAGGGCGTACCGTGAACGACGTCCATTCCCAAAAAGAGTCTTCCATGTCTCACCACTCGCAGCACACGGCCGATACGCCTGGCGCTTCAGCCATCTCATCGTTTGCGCGCTTGAACCGCTGGGAATTGGACGACACTGAAATggctgcgcacgatgctgatgctgtgcgcgaggaaatgtcgcggcgtgcgacGCAATATGCATCCTTTATCCAGGTGATATTCAACGAGATTATCGTGTCTTTGTCTTACAAGGGCGATGCCGAGCACTCGCTCACGAATCTGTACGACGTCGAGTTCCAAACGCACAAGCTCGAGTACAAAAATTTGCTTGGGTCCTTTGGCAACTTGGCCGACGCGCTCAAGAAGGATCTGATCCGGATTGCGTGGCACAATCGCCGCTCGTTGCTCAAGGGCGTTGTGTCTACAAACAACAAGCGTCGCAATACACTAAAGAAGCTCCGCGCAAACCGCCTGAAGAAATACGGCGGATCCGTAGCCGAGGTGCAGAAACGGATTCAGGAGATCAACGAGGAGGGCATAAATGATCTGGGGCGTGTGCTGGAAGAGGCAAGCCAAGGCGCAGTGACCAATGATACCGAGCCATCCGAGTTTGTTTCGAATTTCGCCACGCATAGCCCGGCCAAGGTGCCGCAGAATACGCCGCACCAAGTGCCACAGGGCACGCTGAACGAAGCGGCTGCTGTGgcgtcgtcggcgctggacgatgcCGCGTCTGCGCCTGCCAGTGAGCACACGACAGAGGCCAAGCCGAAAAAGGGCCGCCTGCGTCGTTTATTGCACCTAAAGTAGCCGATAAAAGACAATACATCCCATGCGTAAACGCTGCTCGGTAGAATTCCTGTACAGTGCGCATTTCGGTATATCTACTTGGTATGGTGCCGTCACTACCAACGCCCCGACGATCGatgcgagcgccgcgattCGCGGCTTATATCGTATTCCTCGTCGGGGTCCGAGTCGTCGGGCGCAAACTCGTCTTGGGATGGGGCTTCTTCCTCGCCTTCCCCTTCCTCCACGTCTACATGCTCCTGCCCGTGAGAAAACACTGGCCGTCCTTGGTGCACGACCGTAgtcagcggcgcagacaaattgcgtgcctgcgcaaaaaaaatCCGCGCCTCGTTATCGCCAACGTTCCTAATATTGTACATATTCTCTTTCGGAATCAAAAACATGCCGCCCGACGCAATAACAAACCGTGTCCTATGCACCATGACCTCCACAGCTCCTTGAAATACAAAAAAGGCGTAATTGTTGTCTTTGCTGGGCTTGGTCGGTTTCTCGCCTCCCCCAGGGATAACAAGCACACCAGCAGCCATAAACTCTCCAAGACTAAACACCTTTTCATAGAGAAACTGTTGGTTAAACGCAGGGCGGGGGCGCATGTCACTGGACGTGCATGCAATGCGCATCGTAACGTCCATTCCTTGGTCCGCGTCGTAAACTTGGCCAAATGGGTCCGTCTCTTCGTCCATGCCAGGCTCAGCATGCCTTGCAGACGACACTGCGTGCTCTGTGGGCTGCCGGTGCAATGGCGGCCGTCCAGGGCCTTGGTAGCCTGCAGGTTTCGGCTtgaagcgccgcattccGGCAAAGGTGCCTTCGTCAGGGCGCCGCGGAACGCGAACGACTTCTTTGAGCACCGGCGCCACCATACCAAACgacagcagcggcgcattctcGTTTGCACCTGTGCGTCCGTACAAtgcacgctcgccgcgccaccAATCGAGCGGCGGGATACGATGGCGCTTTCCACGGCGCAGACCATCTGGAGACTGTAGCTGCCAGCTCGGCGGGTCGTGGATTTGCTCGACAATCTTTTGGGGCGCCATTTGCCGGCCAGGAGGACGGCCTGGCTGGCCGCGTGGGCGGTTCGAAGCAAcgtacgcagcgccggaagaagcggcacgcagcgtctcggATTTGCGTGGCCTGCCGCGCCCTCGTttcttgggcggcggctCGGGCATCTCTTCGTACG
This region of Malassezia vespertilionis chromosome 9, complete sequence genomic DNA includes:
- the MIF2 gene encoding mitotic fidelity of chromosome transmission- protein (EggNog:ENOG503NYKP; COG:S), whose amino-acid sequence is MSTVRRRFHEEGLGSRTGLRIGAVRKDSQGNEDIDAFFAESKRVLDWMDHSDEESESTVVSAKTRQDDQGGVWDDRVQRLSAWAAGVEPAREEVSRTSAIPAADASMWESSIDGADRTFDLTGLAGDVPSSPMRAAQDWRADSTERWDRRASGARDRDDWREDADWLGPRSERTLVPLRRDTLAPMPDMSGGTSFLHESFSQSALDSDPASLDSVRDTASPQAPPFLRDETPLAMPDVDASDAGMEYDAYEEMPEPPPKKRGRGRPRKSETLRAASSGAAYVASNRPRGQPGRPPGRQMAPQKIVEQIHDPPSWQLQSPDGLRRGKRHRIPPLDWWRGERALYGRTGANENAPLLSFGMVAPVLKEVVRVPRRPDEGTFAGMRRFKPKPAGYQGPGRPPLHRQPTEHAVSSARHAEPGMDEETDPFGQVYDADQGMDVTMRIACTSSDMRPRPAFNQQFLYEKVFSLGEFMAAGVLVIPGGGEKPTKPSKDNNYAFFVFQGAVEVMVHRTRFVIASGGMFLIPKENMYNIRNVGDNEARIFFAQARNLSAPLTTVVHQGRPVFSHGQEHVDVEEGEGEEEAPSQDEFAPDDSDPDEEYDISRESRRSHRSSGRW
- a CDS encoding uncharacterized protein (EggNog:ENOG503NUKM; COG:S; TransMembrane:4 (o6-25i165-190o1111-1128i2724-2742o)) — protein: MPDAVGLWWHWMLFASVLLLVLLLLNRFLIPYVVKAALRARVEIGYFGIFSVHDLRFFRDEQVPMLEVQRIYFALHMPDILRGQRKSPSRFRLLSLRLDGVQVRVTPKKHDPVREEHAAQRREHDEEEKAHAQYEARLHRLMQAPQHSEEEAKRESKAERALRCVAVYAQHYAIVIAQHIAALLAAFIALEVARVRVELVAQDMCLELANIQLQGAAAISHTRRTTAVLTGMAHLRKGHRISDGFDELSPLDGCNQERAKFRLPYGYAHVCLSIDGVRLVQRSAPSNVLALLESATRLRADMRLGQALSREQLHLSLELADTVVHLGALLDILARIPKRAPRQAPKKKPARDPAMAKFLARLATVSVKLGTLKARYALSTDKDSPVLISTTLRNFSAQLGDSDPSEDVHQAWFGACGVRGYSSLTHEHTKHQVPVLIEARRVFRFVLGLESIEARMHTMVDGEQHNALLGSARGIDIWARSSYTPFGILAAAQYSQHTQLFFSKDPNEPAGALYLQIGKIRGAPDTGTIHRLVHGMRCHASTPRQAPKPKCTHLPTLPRLALVVHIDSLHYLIHRSKAAMHPSPERKKDAAILVLSLPRIHVTLQGSYEERIHEHKDQWRTQAAQDGEPPTDAPDPWPCEAYPLLYRADFQAGLDSLDLYLSSGKASHGAESANAHDDILHITTIELCATVRVPAAYDVSTWQPQLALEHTYTRAGLYVHHVDVYLYQAYVLDAISALLHAAVPAPQDAPQGEAAPPPPCAEKKRPSIFQRLPPIQLAHAGVGSVATYLAGSDPKYNPHVRRGLAIMLGQTTLDYARNDPQQHMPLADKDARTALRLPEHITNKVLGITGQHGSGAACTIVQHKIVLYPVVDMDAVHALQKGEQREKFAQAEADAWERAEKGTRQQQGKADGEEHGVEASSQDKDSRPPAYIPSQDPCDLPSVAPHSSNDGTDAIASQPTTTAPAERGEKQTGLAASGTQTLHEKGSAPSSQPEDASHSGTVKPPAVPQKTPDPQDHVSGAFAATDLSTNPSTDKPFDAIYVPDWWSFDDAYKPHVRTQRRSPKICQLSFASHFFHIPKVATSVSFLPPDAAHEVLVSAETCGTVSLRIRLLNTYCVLIMIASLKAMLPKRDKHKERTATDTPAHPVSKEGVPLPANSSGAIPGQGKRRAFPCVQLCVLCPRLHLHADLPEERRVIVSLSNTSFRFRSPHGIRVSIELLRGVVPSALPGRDEQWEEAAQLRRLAVSFGEQASAPKTIFITGDCLRIRIPCGYYTNALIQATTVSFKATKQLVFQFVKGGTGSAIYPHPEAPKKLPNISLRMRMACIEGADNPFDSRIALLYRTGSDEQLMRLERERVLYTQAEEKRQQGPDGAAPVDEALQRLHQLNASLWIHRFKNARKERGLREIELLSYIHKRIPDPAETSDDPLGVDVLDTPAMPPLVRMTMTQLCLDVSRPKSFSLDKTHEFLHEQAGNPVEVEYTTLIPLHLHWRMSECVVRLRDYPLPLLYIPPAATDHTNPGAPCFDAEGDMCIAERLGDDYSIRHVPATIVPALQGPQDAKEHGMLVPKSVLSPQIYGQLNVDVHAKQPTIFAWGQSMQPAIQDLIRMFDGITGPPHDPSPKPGPWDKLPFIFRGALLLNFAGDVRMHLKGSRDPYRVDPDGAGWVMCWRQNVELRLGFANKDKEFLQVMSNVHLLAIPRLATDADLRATGLYDVNPSPRALMDAVLHRHDVCAAQPFTKVAWQLNGGVRWGMGLVPEHTCTDETCERDPKCKGKPFYRQCRFFGRIPHWKVMMRSYEGLAKLPEDKRTDSFRGWRSDFVHLSLSITATGDRAISIEDRDFSTAPAAPCSDPDDPIAPGIPNLQQSRPNLDPMRLTGAKNCLYVTPLAWDHFKAWMALFNSALSLPIRQGSAFPQIIGSMRSPKFGRHLGTVKYRFNIAPLYVTSMYPQRMRSDLAQARRTYVGLKAYAGMFYLDMHQRMQETIHESPGGFKPSTRAFHKPFYEAEADIADLLLHCIGAQFREQFPPSPELATDNDDRFDLFGESFNDSHESTDVDPLYDPLDFVEMDNVPLMDTPPRLRIHQLLSMTRFNFHRRVELDLRSSHGEERPVKETESKFGHEDTHTCLIGQSFSVMTKHLDMCKDRLTHLSQYLSHLEAEHVRDMPDEQKDIIRDRMALVKQVYKGLKMHCDGIEEHRREKKKLFSVPQREFDHLHHALATGEPIDKEMLQHKAVLGGWEPFNNQYLVYKPLLVFTNQTRDLFMRYYTSFQQYRSFLQQLGVSEQRHIQTLLEKKAALLSELGKHDDSSSNSNELFSELVGDTIEMAADHMGLPHLDFDDFGAQQSSHAKPNDAISEEYSVREKSICFCVQPQAILHSQLGSNSTLLLQADQMRLRNYAVSDDNFANNDKNRNVLHRNFFGLKSLQCFQIIRQDAELGEGEIDQMRMSLPSTIKNPHLDPKRFKRIVGETHAYVLFDKHNQLRIDDPSRPVLDASRTNDPNVAYIDHKMDLVRVLCPKFTLTADTEQYSAMYFVVTDLLLHQDPLQKEHAEQRDSIVYSYNFNNPALAVGLVSSLQARVHHLLTVRKMYTIKFSLLSAEGQAAYLQISAELLDKFEELRVIEDAMRTAYAYVRDKEKHFGQVLQGLADSIEWNMLGSSDTHADPLMARLALSGVSFARVNLSNGTSTNSLSLADVDVRNAHPTAFFEHIITKYAPESREHYMMKRRMFLSTTWLLLPPSAGVRILDRFEFHLHPLRVQLERKVGRQIMDYLFHTHRDQQQRERAEAQQPVKKRKSWLARLVHMHTDNNALDSDSDSDFDSDTETEGRTVNDVHSQKESSMSHHSQHTADTPGASAISSFARLNRWELDDTEMAAHDADAVREEMSRRATQYASFIQVIFNEIIVSLSYKGDAEHSLTNLYDVEFQTHKLEYKNLLGSFGNLADALKKDLIRIAWHNRRSLLKGVVSTNNKRRNTLKKLRANRLKKYGGSVAEVQKRIQEINEEGINDLGRVLEEASQGAVTNDTEPSEFVSNFATHSPAKVPQNTPHQVPQGTLNEAAAVASSALDDAASAPASEHTTEAKPKKGRLRRLLHLK